From Ramlibacter tataouinensis, the proteins below share one genomic window:
- a CDS encoding amino acid ABC transporter substrate-binding protein — protein sequence MLKTKWTLRALTALALVGAAGAASAGPTLDAIKQRGTLVCGVHTGLVGFSAPDKTGKYAGLDVDYCKALAAAILGSPDKVKYVPLTAQQRFTALQSGEVDLLSRNTTWNSKRDTTMGSVFAGVWFYDGQAFVINSKKNPKVKKLADLNKASVCVETGTTTERNMADYARAHKLTFKPVVFEGQEATEKAFQSGRCDAYTTDASGIAAMLVNLPSKADYAVLPEIISKEPLGPMLRRNDQEFFSIARWMIFALQQAEESDVTQANVAKMKGESKDPVVQRLLGSTGEVGKGLGLDADWAVRAIQAVGNYGESYDRNIKPLGLQRGPNNLWNKGGLMYPVPMD from the coding sequence ATGCTCAAGACCAAATGGACTCTCCGCGCGCTGACCGCGCTGGCGCTCGTCGGCGCCGCCGGCGCCGCTTCGGCAGGCCCCACGCTGGATGCGATCAAGCAGCGCGGCACCCTGGTGTGCGGCGTGCACACCGGCCTCGTCGGTTTCTCTGCCCCCGACAAGACCGGCAAGTACGCCGGCCTGGACGTGGACTACTGCAAGGCACTCGCCGCCGCGATCCTCGGCAGCCCCGACAAGGTGAAGTACGTGCCGCTGACGGCGCAGCAGCGCTTCACCGCGCTGCAGTCCGGCGAGGTCGACCTCCTCTCGCGCAACACCACCTGGAACTCCAAGCGCGATACCACCATGGGATCGGTGTTCGCCGGTGTCTGGTTCTATGACGGCCAGGCCTTTGTGATCAACAGCAAGAAGAACCCCAAGGTCAAGAAACTGGCCGACCTGAACAAGGCCTCGGTCTGCGTCGAAACCGGCACCACCACCGAGCGCAACATGGCCGACTACGCCCGCGCGCACAAGCTCACCTTCAAGCCGGTCGTGTTCGAGGGCCAGGAGGCCACCGAGAAGGCCTTCCAGTCCGGCCGCTGCGACGCCTACACCACCGATGCCTCGGGCATCGCGGCGATGCTGGTCAACCTGCCATCCAAGGCCGACTACGCGGTGTTGCCCGAGATCATCTCCAAGGAGCCGCTCGGCCCCATGCTGCGTCGCAATGACCAGGAGTTCTTCTCGATCGCCCGCTGGATGATCTTCGCGCTGCAGCAGGCCGAGGAGTCGGACGTGACCCAGGCCAACGTGGCGAAGATGAAGGGCGAGAGCAAGGATCCCGTGGTCCAGCGCCTGCTGGGCAGCACCGGCGAAGTGGGCAAGGGCCTGGGTCTGGACGCCGACTGGGCCGTGCGCGCCATCCAGGCGGTGGGCAACTACGGCGAGAGCTACGACCGCAATATCAAGCCGCTCGGCCTGCAGCGCGGGCCCAATAACCTGTGGAACAAGGGCGGCCTGATGTACCCGGTCCCGATGGACTGA
- a CDS encoding MalY/PatB family protein, whose amino-acid sequence MFEFDNVADRLQWSATKWEKYRGRDVIPLWIADMDYPTAPAIQAAVAAHAAHGNYGYMSPPRELAQLLVKDHETRYGWAVQPEWIVWLPGLVLGLNLAVKTCCAPGEGALSFSPIYPPFLTAPGIQGRGLVDVPLRPTDAAGTGFAIDFEALEAAMHAPAAPRLLLLCHPHNPIGRLYTREELGRLAEFCERHDLYVCSDEVHCDLILDPDTPHLPFAKVLAERAPRLLARTITLHGPGKTYNIAGLGIAWAIIPDADLRQRFRASMGRLVPDPCCFGFTALKAAFEHGEPWRLAMLAALRRNRDRVSAALARMGLPHTHPEVSYLTWIDARALAAQVGNPAAWFERHGVGLNDGADFGRPGYLRLNYATPARLLGEALDRMAQALAGLQNPAAPQLATIDALPA is encoded by the coding sequence GTGTTTGAATTCGATAACGTCGCCGACCGCCTCCAGTGGTCGGCCACCAAGTGGGAAAAATACCGCGGCCGCGACGTCATTCCCCTGTGGATCGCAGACATGGACTACCCCACGGCGCCCGCCATCCAGGCGGCGGTCGCGGCGCACGCCGCGCACGGCAACTACGGTTATATGTCGCCGCCGCGCGAGTTGGCCCAACTGCTGGTCAAGGACCATGAAACTCGCTACGGCTGGGCGGTGCAGCCGGAATGGATCGTCTGGCTGCCGGGCCTGGTGCTCGGCCTCAACCTGGCGGTGAAGACCTGCTGCGCACCCGGCGAGGGGGCGCTGTCGTTCTCGCCCATCTATCCGCCCTTCCTCACGGCCCCGGGCATCCAGGGTCGCGGCCTGGTGGACGTGCCGCTGCGGCCCACCGACGCGGCGGGCACCGGGTTCGCCATCGACTTCGAGGCGCTCGAGGCGGCGATGCACGCGCCCGCCGCGCCGCGCCTGCTGCTGCTGTGTCACCCGCACAACCCGATCGGGCGGCTCTACACTCGCGAGGAACTGGGCCGCCTGGCCGAGTTCTGCGAGCGGCACGACTTGTACGTCTGCTCGGACGAAGTGCACTGCGACCTCATCCTCGACCCGGACACGCCGCACCTGCCGTTCGCGAAGGTCCTGGCGGAGCGTGCGCCCCGCCTGCTGGCGCGTACCATCACGCTCCATGGTCCCGGCAAGACCTACAACATCGCTGGCCTCGGCATCGCCTGGGCCATCATTCCGGACGCCGATTTGCGCCAACGCTTTCGTGCATCGATGGGCAGGCTAGTCCCCGACCCGTGCTGCTTCGGGTTCACCGCATTGAAAGCGGCCTTCGAGCACGGCGAGCCCTGGCGGCTGGCCATGCTGGCGGCGCTGCGCCGCAACCGCGACCGGGTGTCGGCAGCCCTGGCTCGCATGGGACTGCCGCACACGCACCCCGAGGTGTCGTACCTCACCTGGATCGATGCGCGCGCGCTGGCCGCGCAGGTCGGCAATCCCGCGGCCTGGTTCGAACGGCACGGTGTCGGCCTGAACGACGGCGCCGATTTCGGCCGTCCGGGCTACCTCCGGCTGAATTACGCCACGCCGGCCCGCCTGCTTGGAGAGGCCCTGGACCGCATGGCGCAGGCGCTGGCCGGGCTCCAGAATCCCGCCGCGCCCCAACTGGCCACAATAGACGCGCTGCCTGCCTGA
- a CDS encoding GntR family transcriptional regulator, protein MTDQVYGAIRRDILSCALAPGAAISETSLANRYGYGKSPVRLALSRLRQEGLVFASPRRSFAVSPITLRDVHELYGLRLVLEPAAARLAAGRVDVRALKKVDAVCRRGYVPGDPSSTLRFLDANRDFHLGIAEGSGNFRLLRLLGQVFDETTRVMHIGLALRNRSVEMQHEHESLLSALEGGDAGAAARIAEEQVAASRDMVLAALLQSPGLLDQSLPSEGLLEAHHRPPRGRRKPAA, encoded by the coding sequence ATGACCGACCAGGTCTACGGGGCGATCCGGCGCGACATCCTGAGTTGCGCGCTGGCGCCGGGCGCCGCCATCTCCGAAACCAGCCTGGCCAATCGCTACGGCTACGGCAAGTCGCCGGTGCGGCTGGCGCTGTCGCGCCTGCGCCAGGAGGGCCTGGTCTTCGCCTCGCCGCGCCGCAGCTTCGCGGTCAGCCCGATCACCCTGCGCGACGTCCATGAGCTGTACGGCCTGCGCCTGGTCCTCGAGCCGGCTGCGGCACGCCTCGCTGCCGGGCGGGTCGACGTGCGGGCGCTGAAGAAGGTGGATGCGGTGTGCCGCCGAGGCTACGTGCCGGGCGATCCGTCCAGCACGCTGCGCTTCCTGGACGCCAATCGCGACTTCCACCTGGGCATCGCCGAGGGCAGCGGCAACTTCCGGCTGCTGCGCCTGCTGGGCCAGGTGTTTGACGAGACCACGCGCGTGATGCATATCGGGCTGGCGCTGCGCAATCGCAGCGTCGAGATGCAGCACGAGCATGAATCGCTGCTGTCCGCGCTCGAGGGCGGCGATGCCGGGGCCGCGGCGCGCATCGCCGAGGAGCAGGTGGCCGCTTCGCGCGACATGGTGCTGGCCGCCCTGCTCCAGAGTCCGGGGCTGCTCGACCAGTCCCTGCCGAGCGAGGGGCTGCTCGAAGCGCATCACCGCCCCCCGCGCGGCCGGCGCAAGCCAGCGGCCTGA
- a CDS encoding ABC transporter permease, whose protein sequence is MLTLLRTFSWQELRHHPWRNATAVLAVMLGVALAFSVHLINQSALSEFESAVRSAGGQPDLELRGAQGRLDEDLYARVAAHPQVALANPVLEISTFAIDAQGRRRPLRVVGLDVLVAAALTPQLVPVAAAGADRFAPLAPATVFLNPSARQAFAGQDELRLQEGLRAVPVRVAGTVGAGGGPLAVMDIGAAQALFGRQGDLTRLDVRLRPGIARAGFLKSLQLPDGVVAGAPEDAAQRVGNLSRAYRVNLTVLALVALFTGAFLVYSVLALSVARRAQQFALLGVLGLTAGQRRALVLAESLALGAVGSLLGIALGAALADAGLRWLGGDLGGGYFPGVAPRLQWSTPAAWMYGALGCAAAAAGGWLPSRAAQQLPLAQTLKGLGWTGAASPRRQLLSLSLVALGALLALLPPVRGIPLGAYLSVGLLLVGGIGALPGAVALLYDRLVPLAGAHLLPLLAIERARRVRESAAIAVSGVVASLALAVALTVMVASFRDSVSRWLDVVLPADLYVRTAVSAAMAETAWFSPELVAAVAQSPGVRRVAVQRTRTLLFDPALPGVSLLARDMDDPARALPMVGAQAVPPPGAVPVYVSEAMVDLYGARVGSEFPLLEPLATAGRAAPSFFVAGVWRDYVRQSGAIAMKRDDYQRLTGDRRANDLQLWLADGADPAQARQAILALAQREGGLAGALEFASAQELRQASLRIFDRSFAVTYWLQAVAIGIGLFGVAASFSAQVLARRKEFGLLAHLGLTRAQVLGVVAGEGATWTAIGSAAGLALGLAVAVVLVHVVNPQSFHWTMDLLVPWGRLLALCAAVIAAGTLTARLAGGAAAGRDAVLAVKEDW, encoded by the coding sequence GTGCTCACCCTGCTTCGCACATTCTCCTGGCAGGAGTTGCGCCACCATCCCTGGCGCAACGCCACCGCCGTGCTGGCGGTCATGTTGGGCGTCGCGCTGGCCTTCTCGGTCCACCTGATCAACCAGTCGGCGCTCTCGGAATTCGAAAGCGCGGTGCGTTCGGCCGGTGGCCAGCCGGACCTGGAACTGCGGGGCGCCCAGGGCCGGCTCGACGAAGACCTGTATGCCCGGGTGGCGGCCCACCCGCAGGTGGCGCTGGCCAACCCGGTACTCGAGATCTCCACCTTCGCCATCGACGCGCAGGGCCGGCGCAGGCCCTTGCGCGTGGTCGGCCTCGATGTGCTGGTGGCGGCCGCGCTCACGCCGCAACTGGTGCCGGTGGCCGCCGCGGGCGCCGATCGCTTCGCGCCCCTGGCCCCGGCCACCGTGTTCCTCAATCCCTCGGCCCGCCAGGCGTTCGCCGGCCAGGACGAGCTGCGCCTGCAGGAAGGCCTGCGCGCCGTGCCGGTGCGCGTCGCCGGCACCGTGGGCGCCGGCGGCGGGCCGCTCGCGGTGATGGACATCGGCGCGGCGCAGGCGCTGTTCGGTCGGCAGGGTGACCTGACGCGCCTGGATGTGCGGCTGCGCCCCGGCATCGCCCGCGCCGGATTCCTCAAGTCGCTGCAGCTTCCGGACGGGGTCGTGGCCGGGGCGCCGGAAGACGCGGCGCAGCGCGTGGGCAATCTCTCGCGCGCCTACCGCGTCAACCTCACCGTGCTGGCGCTGGTGGCGTTGTTCACGGGCGCCTTCCTCGTGTACTCGGTGCTGGCCCTGAGCGTGGCGCGGCGCGCGCAGCAGTTCGCGCTGCTGGGCGTGCTGGGCCTGACCGCCGGGCAGCGGCGCGCCCTCGTGCTGGCCGAGTCGCTGGCATTGGGCGCCGTCGGCAGCCTGCTCGGCATCGCGCTGGGCGCCGCGCTGGCGGACGCGGGCCTGCGCTGGCTGGGGGGCGACTTGGGCGGCGGCTATTTCCCGGGCGTGGCGCCGCGGCTGCAGTGGAGCACGCCGGCGGCCTGGATGTATGGGGCGCTGGGTTGCGCCGCCGCCGCCGCCGGCGGCTGGCTGCCCTCGCGCGCCGCGCAGCAGCTGCCGCTGGCGCAAACGCTCAAGGGCCTCGGCTGGACCGGCGCCGCTTCGCCCCGGCGGCAGTTGCTCAGCCTGTCGCTGGTCGCCCTCGGCGCCTTGCTCGCGCTGCTACCACCGGTGCGCGGCATCCCGCTGGGCGCCTATCTCTCGGTGGGGCTGCTGCTGGTCGGCGGCATCGGCGCGCTGCCGGGTGCGGTGGCACTGTTGTACGACCGGCTGGTGCCCCTGGCGGGCGCCCACCTGCTGCCGCTGCTGGCGATCGAGCGCGCCCGCCGGGTGCGCGAGAGCGCCGCGATCGCCGTCAGCGGCGTGGTCGCCTCGCTCGCCCTGGCGGTGGCGCTGACGGTGATGGTCGCGAGCTTCCGCGACTCGGTATCGCGCTGGCTGGATGTGGTACTGCCTGCCGACCTGTACGTGCGGACCGCGGTGTCGGCGGCCATGGCCGAGACCGCCTGGTTCTCGCCGGAGCTGGTCGCAGCGGTGGCGCAATCGCCCGGCGTGCGCCGGGTCGCCGTGCAGCGCACGCGCACCCTGCTGTTCGATCCCGCGCTGCCGGGCGTGAGCCTGCTGGCGCGCGACATGGACGATCCCGCGCGCGCCCTGCCAATGGTCGGTGCGCAGGCGGTGCCGCCTCCCGGCGCCGTTCCCGTCTATGTCAGCGAGGCGATGGTCGACCTGTATGGCGCGCGCGTGGGCAGTGAATTCCCGCTGCTGGAGCCGCTCGCAACTGCGGGCCGCGCCGCGCCGTCGTTCTTCGTCGCGGGCGTGTGGCGCGACTATGTGCGCCAGAGCGGCGCCATCGCCATGAAGCGGGACGACTACCAGCGCCTCACCGGCGACCGCCGCGCCAACGACCTGCAGCTGTGGCTGGCCGACGGCGCCGACCCGGCGCAGGCGCGGCAAGCGATCCTGGCGCTGGCCCAGCGCGAAGGCGGCCTGGCCGGGGCACTCGAGTTCGCGTCGGCGCAGGAGTTGCGCCAGGCGTCGCTGCGCATCTTCGACCGCAGCTTCGCCGTCACCTACTGGCTGCAGGCGGTGGCGATCGGCATCGGCCTGTTCGGCGTGGCGGCCAGTTTCAGCGCGCAGGTGCTGGCGCGGCGCAAGGAATTCGGGCTGCTCGCGCACCTGGGCCTGACACGGGCGCAGGTGCTGGGCGTGGTCGCCGGCGAAGGTGCGACCTGGACGGCGATCGGCTCGGCCGCCGGGCTCGCGCTGGGGCTGGCGGTGGCGGTCGTGCTGGTGCACGTGGTCAACCCGCAAAGCTTCCACTGGACCATGGACCTGCTCGTTCCCTGGGGACGGCTGCTCGCGCTGTGCGCCGCGGTGATCGCCGCCGGCACGCTGACGGCGCGGCTGGCCGGAGGGGCGGCGGCCGGCCGCGACGCCGTGCTGGCGGTGAAGGAGGACTGGTGA
- a CDS encoding lipocalin-like domain-containing protein, which translates to MTTRRHLLWGLPAALLARHAGALAPAPLVFPRDHGAHPDTRIEWWYITGRLEAAGREFGFQVTFFRTRVDRTQDMQSRFAARQLVFAHAAVTDVQGRRLLHDQRIAREGFEVASAATGDTRLRLRDWSLARADSGVYWTRVESDEFSLDLRFTPTQPMVLQGRAGWSRKGPAPQQASFYYSQPQLAAAGTLSLSGRRFEAAGKAWLDHEWSDELLNPNAVGWDWIGMNLHDGSALTAFRLRRADGSALWDGGSFRSANGRLSTFDPGTVQFTPQRRWTSTLSRAEYPVEWSVRTLAGTYRVAAVLDDQELDSRASTGAIYWEGLSRLSDAQGRTVGAGYLEMTGYAQRLRL; encoded by the coding sequence GTGACCACGCGCCGGCACCTGCTGTGGGGGCTGCCGGCCGCCCTGCTCGCGCGCCATGCCGGCGCGCTGGCGCCGGCGCCCCTGGTCTTTCCGCGCGACCATGGCGCGCACCCGGACACCCGCATCGAGTGGTGGTACATCACCGGCCGCCTGGAGGCGGCAGGGCGCGAGTTCGGCTTCCAAGTGACCTTCTTTCGCACCCGCGTGGACCGCACGCAGGACATGCAATCGCGCTTTGCCGCGCGCCAGCTGGTCTTCGCGCACGCCGCCGTCACGGACGTGCAGGGGCGCAGGCTGCTGCACGACCAGCGAATCGCGCGCGAGGGCTTCGAAGTGGCCAGCGCGGCAACCGGGGACACGCGCCTGCGGCTGCGGGACTGGAGCCTGGCGCGGGCGGACTCGGGCGTGTACTGGACGCGCGTCGAGAGCGACGAGTTCTCGCTGGACCTGCGCTTCACGCCGACGCAGCCCATGGTGCTGCAGGGCCGCGCCGGCTGGTCGCGCAAGGGGCCGGCGCCGCAACAGGCCAGCTTCTATTACAGCCAGCCCCAGCTGGCGGCTGCGGGGACCTTGTCGCTGTCGGGCCGCCGGTTCGAAGCCGCCGGCAAGGCATGGCTGGACCACGAATGGAGCGATGAATTGCTCAACCCGAATGCGGTCGGCTGGGACTGGATCGGCATGAACCTGCACGACGGCAGCGCCCTCACCGCCTTTCGCCTGCGCCGGGCCGACGGCAGCGCCTTGTGGGACGGCGGGTCCTTCCGCAGCGCGAACGGCAGGCTCTCCACCTTCGACCCGGGCACGGTCCAATTCACGCCGCAGCGGCGCTGGACCAGCACGCTGTCGCGTGCCGAGTACCCGGTCGAGTGGAGTGTCCGAACGCTTGCCGGCACCTACCGTGTCGCGGCCGTGCTCGACGACCAGGAACTGGATAGCCGGGCCTCCACCGGCGCGATCTACTGGGAGGGCCTGTCGCGCCTGTCCGATGCGCAGGGCAGGACCGTGGGCGCGGGCTATCTTGAAATGACCGGTTACGCCCAGCGCTTGCGCCTCTGA
- a CDS encoding DHA2 family efflux MFS transporter permease subunit gives MTAPASALQPLQGSARVWGTIALSTATFMNVLDSSIANVSLPAIAGDLGVSPNQGVWVITSFAVANAISVPLTGWLSQRFGQVRLFVASVVLFVIASWLCGLAPNMATLIAFRALQGFVAGPMIPLSQTLLLSSYPPALAGLAMAMWAMTTLVAPVMGPLLGGWITDNISWPWIFYINVPVGIVAAFSCWSIYRKRESATRKVPIDAVGLALLVTWIAALQIMLDIGKEYDWFHSGLVVGLAVVAAVGFAFFLAWELTEEHPVVDLRLFTRRNFWTGTVATAVAYALFFGNVVLLPLWLQQFMGYTATAAGTIMAPVGLMAILLSPVVGRTIGKVDPRRYVTFAFLVFGLVLWLRSHFSTQADYATIMIPTIIQGVAMAFFFIPLSTITLSGLRPEQIPAASGLTNFARITAGALGTSLSTTLWENRASLHHAQLAESVNAGNPAVQSAMGGLSAAGLSPDQVLAQINQLANQQAFTLAADDIFYVSALMFLLLIPLVWLSRPQRMGAGAADAAAGAH, from the coding sequence ATGACGGCTCCGGCTTCCGCGCTGCAGCCGCTGCAGGGATCGGCCCGTGTCTGGGGCACGATCGCCCTGTCGACGGCGACCTTCATGAACGTGCTGGACTCGTCAATCGCCAACGTGTCCCTGCCCGCGATTGCGGGTGATCTGGGCGTGAGCCCCAACCAGGGCGTCTGGGTCATCACCAGCTTCGCGGTGGCGAATGCAATCTCGGTGCCGCTCACCGGCTGGCTGTCGCAGCGCTTCGGCCAGGTGCGCCTGTTTGTCGCCAGCGTCGTGCTGTTCGTGATCGCCTCCTGGCTGTGCGGGCTCGCGCCCAACATGGCGACGCTGATCGCCTTTCGCGCGCTGCAAGGTTTCGTGGCCGGGCCCATGATCCCGCTGTCGCAAACGCTGCTGCTTTCGAGCTATCCGCCCGCGCTGGCGGGCCTGGCGATGGCGATGTGGGCCATGACCACGCTGGTGGCGCCGGTCATGGGACCGCTGCTGGGCGGATGGATCACCGACAACATCAGCTGGCCCTGGATCTTCTACATCAACGTGCCGGTCGGGATCGTGGCTGCGTTCTCGTGCTGGTCCATCTACCGCAAGCGCGAGAGCGCGACGCGCAAGGTGCCAATCGATGCGGTGGGCCTGGCGCTGCTGGTAACCTGGATCGCGGCGCTGCAGATCATGCTGGACATCGGCAAGGAGTACGACTGGTTCCACTCGGGCCTGGTGGTCGGGCTCGCCGTCGTCGCTGCCGTGGGCTTTGCATTCTTCCTGGCCTGGGAACTGACCGAGGAGCACCCCGTGGTGGATCTGCGCCTGTTCACCCGGCGCAATTTCTGGACCGGAACGGTGGCCACCGCCGTGGCCTACGCGCTGTTCTTCGGCAACGTGGTGCTGTTGCCGCTGTGGCTGCAGCAGTTCATGGGCTACACCGCCACGGCGGCGGGCACCATCATGGCGCCGGTCGGGCTGATGGCGATCCTGCTGTCGCCGGTCGTGGGCCGCACCATCGGCAAGGTCGACCCGCGCCGCTATGTCACCTTTGCCTTCCTGGTGTTCGGCCTGGTGCTCTGGCTGCGGTCGCACTTCTCGACGCAGGCCGACTACGCGACCATCATGATCCCGACCATCATCCAGGGCGTGGCGATGGCCTTCTTCTTCATCCCGCTGTCGACGATCACGCTGTCCGGGCTGCGCCCCGAGCAGATTCCGGCGGCGTCGGGCCTGACCAACTTCGCCCGCATCACCGCCGGCGCCTTGGGCACTTCGCTGTCCACCACGCTGTGGGAGAACCGCGCGTCGCTGCACCACGCGCAGCTCGCCGAGAGCGTCAATGCCGGCAACCCCGCGGTGCAGTCGGCGATGGGCGGCCTGTCCGCTGCGGGCCTGTCGCCGGACCAGGTGCTGGCGCAGATCAACCAGCTCGCGAACCAGCAGGCGTTCACGTTGGCCGCCGATGACATCTTTTACGTCTCGGCGCTGATGTTCCTGCTGCTCATCCCGCTGGTGTGGTTGAGCAGGCCCCAGCGCATGGGCGCCGGCGCCGCGGATGCCGCGGCCGGCGCGCACTAG